Proteins found in one Mustela lutreola isolate mMusLut2 chromosome 12, mMusLut2.pri, whole genome shotgun sequence genomic segment:
- the ACTL7B gene encoding actin-like protein 7B, which translates to MATRSSPSPMPLGTAQGDPGEAGTLPGSDAGIRDTGLVTPLKMKPKKVRKIKALIIDLGSQYCKCGYAGEPRPTYFISSTVGKRYSEAADAGDTRKETYVGHELLNTEAPLKLMNPLKYGIVVDWDCVQSIWEYVFHTAMKILPEEHAVLVSDPPLSPSSNREKYAELMFETFGIPAMHVTSQSLLSIYSYGKTSGLVVESGHGVSHVVPISEGDVLPGLTSRADYAGSDLTNYLLQLLNEAGHKFTDDHLHIIEHIKKKCCYSALVPEQELTLCLEDMRVDYELPDGKLITIGQERFQCAEMLFKPSLVGSNHPGLPALTAACLDRCREAGFKEEMAANVLLCGGSTMLDGFPERFQRELSLLCPGDSPVVAAAPERKTSVWTGGSILASLQAFQQLWVSKEEFEERGSAAVYSKC; encoded by the coding sequence ATGGCGACGAGGAGCAGCCCTAGCCCCATGCCCCTGGGTACGGCTCAGGGTGATCCCGGAGAGGCAGGAACACTGCCAGGTTCCGATGCTGGCATCCGGGACACAGGTCTGGTCACCCCGCTGAAGATGAAGCCCAAGAAGGTGCGCAAGATCAAGGCCCTCATCATTGACCTGGGCTCCCAGTACTGTAAGTGCGGCTATGCCGGCGAGCCCAGGCCCACCTACTTCATCTCCTCCACCGTGGGCAAGCGCTACTCGGAGGCGGCTGATGCTGGCGACACCCGCAAGGAGACCTACGTGGGCCATGAGCTGCTCAACACGGAGGCGCCCCTGAAGCTGATGAACCCGCTCAAATACGGCATCGTGGTGGACTGGGACTGCGTCCAGAGCATCTGGGAGTACGTCTTCCACACGGCCATGAAGATCCTCCCTGAGGAGCATGCGGTGCTGGTCTCCGACCCCCCGCTCAGCCCCAGCAGCAACCGGGAGAAGTACGCGGAGCTCATGTTCGAGACCTTCGGCATCCCTGCCATGCACGTGACATCCCAGTCACTCCTGTCCATCTACTCCTACGGCAAGACCTCGGGCCTGGTGGTGGAGAGCGGGCACGGCGTCTCGCACGTGGTGCCCATCTCGGAGGGCGACGTGCTGCCGGGCCTGACCAGCCGCGCTGACTACGCTGGGAGTGACCTCACCAACTACCTGCTGCAGCTGCTCAACGAGGCTGGCCACAAGTTCACGGACGACCACCTGCACATCATCGAGCACATCAAGAAGAAGTGCTGCTACTCGGCACTCGTGCCCGAGCAGGAGCTCACCCTGTGCCTGGAGGACATGCGCGTGGACTATGAGCTCCCCGATGGCAAGCTCATCACCATCGGCCAGGAGCGGTTCCAGTGCGCCGAGATGCTCTTCAAGCCCAGCCTGGTGGGCAGCAACCATCCCGGCCTCCCCGCGCTCACGGCCGCCTGCCTGGACCGCTGCCGGGAGGCGGGCTTCAAGGAGGAGATGGCCGCCAACGTGCTGCTGTGTGGCGGCTCTACCATGCTGGATGGCTTCCCCGAGCGCTTCCAGAGGGAGCTGAGCCTCCTCTGCCCCGGAGACAGCCCCGTGGTGGCTGCTGCGCCCGAGAGGAAGACCTCCGTGTGGACCGGCGGCTCCATCCTGGCCTCCCTGCAGGCCTTCCAGCAGCTCTGGGTCAGCAAGGAAGAGTTTGAGGAGCGGGGCAGTGCGGCCGTCTACAGCAAGTGCTGA